A single window of Flagellimonas maritima DNA harbors:
- a CDS encoding fibronectin type III domain-containing protein: MKSKLLLTFIIFIGIFRIGISQDLHDDFNAASVSNEINATDGWTGNADISSSVVDPQLGNFSLNIASTASGGRFIDHRFDAVVGQQYTIRIWARIGPYVSGTPSPAFAAWRSLAGFTTTLITSTNWTEYVFNVTANSTRPRIRVYTGNSTTSGTAGNTIFIDNISILASTSDIQAPNAVSDLSSSNTTATGTDLSWSDPGDDVGVTDYEVFWDAVSLGSTGGATNFSVAGLSASTGYDFTVVARDAAGNTSAVSNVESVTTLAGADIQAPNAVSDLSSSNTTATGTDLSWGDPGDDVGVTDYEVFRDAVSLGSTGGATSFSVTGLSASTGYDFTVVARDAAGNASAVSNVESVTTLAGADIQAPNAVSDLSSSNTTATGTDLSWGDPGDDVGVTDYEVFRDAVSLGSTGGATSFSVTGLSASTGYDFTVVARDAAGNASAVSNVESVTTLAGVGIVDYTSENSNLPTVDWQTRDLYASQNIGIGTTDTQGYRLAVAGNMISEGVKVDLQVDWPDFVFEDEYKLPSLKTVEKHITDNGYLIGVPSASEVEKEGIDLGKMDATLLQKIEELTLYTIYQERKINKLQEENEKLESLFQRVTELEKYIKKIDK, translated from the coding sequence ATGAAATCAAAATTACTCCTAACCTTTATAATTTTTATTGGAATTTTCAGAATTGGAATTTCTCAAGATTTACACGATGATTTTAATGCAGCCTCAGTGTCCAATGAAATAAATGCTACTGATGGTTGGACAGGAAACGCAGACATATCTTCAAGTGTTGTTGACCCACAGTTAGGTAACTTTAGCTTAAATATTGCATCTACCGCTTCAGGTGGAAGGTTTATTGACCATCGATTTGATGCTGTTGTTGGACAACAATATACAATTCGCATATGGGCTCGAATTGGACCTTATGTATCAGGGACACCTTCACCTGCTTTTGCTGCTTGGCGATCATTGGCGGGTTTTACTACGACACTTATTACAAGTACCAATTGGACCGAGTATGTTTTCAATGTTACCGCAAATAGCACCAGACCCAGAATTAGAGTTTATACGGGAAACTCTACTACCTCGGGCACCGCTGGAAATACTATTTTTATAGATAACATTTCTATACTTGCCTCTACTTCGGACATCCAGGCCCCCAATGCGGTCTCGGACCTATCGTCCTCCAACACTACGGCCACGGGCACCGACCTTTCGTGGAGCGACCCGGGCGACGATGTCGGGGTGACGGACTACGAGGTCTTCTGGGACGCCGTGAGCCTTGGCAGTACCGGTGGCGCGACCAATTTCAGCGTTGCTGGCCTTTCGGCCAGCACGGGCTACGACTTTACCGTTGTGGCGAGGGACGCCGCGGGCAACACCTCGGCGGTGAGCAACGTGGAGAGCGTGACCACTTTGGCGGGAGCGGACATCCAGGCCCCCAATGCGGTCTCGGACCTATCGTCCTCCAACACTACGGCCACGGGCACCGACCTTTCGTGGGGCGACCCGGGCGACGATGTCGGGGTGACGGACTACGAGGTCTTCCGGGACGCCGTGAGCCTTGGCAGTACCGGTGGCGCGACAAGTTTCAGCGTTACTGGCCTTTCGGCCAGCACGGGCTACGACTTTACCGTTGTGGCAAGGGACGCCGCGGGCAACGCCTCGGCGGTGAGCAACGTGGAGAGCGTGACCACTTTGGCGGGAGCGGACATCCAGGCCCCCAATGCGGTCTCGGACCTATCGTCCTCCAACACTACGGCCACGGGCACCGACCTTTCGTGGGGCGACCCGGGCGACGATGTCGGGGTGACGGACTACGAGGTCTTCCGGGACGCCGTGAGCCTTGGCAGTACCGGTGGCGCGACAAGTTTCAGCGTTACTGGCCTTTCGGCCAGCACGGGCTACGACTTTACCGTTGTGGCAAGGGACGCCGCGGGCAACGCCTCGGCGGTGAGCAACGTGGAGAGCGTGACCACTTTGGCGGGAGTAGGAATTGTTGATTATACTTCTGAGAATTCCAATTTACCAACAGTAGATTGGCAGACTAGAGATTTATATGCTAGCCAGAATATCGGTATAGGAACTACCGATACCCAAGGTTATCGTTTAGCTGTCGCAGGAAATATGATTAGTGAAGGTGTCAAAGTTGATTTGCAAGTTGATTGGCCTGACTTTGTTTTTGAGGATGAGTATAAACTACCTAGTTTAAAAACAGTTGAAAAGCATATCACCGATAATGGGTACCTCATTGGTGTACCTAGTGCAAGTGAAGTTGAAAAAGAAGGAATTGACTTAGGCAAAATGGATGCAACATTACTTCAAAAAATCGAAGAACTCACACTTTATACAATTTATCAAGAAAGGAAAATAAATAAGCTGCAGGAAGAAAATGAAAAACTAGAATCCCTTTTTCAAAGAGTTACAGAACTTGAAAAGTATATCAAAAAAATCGATAAATAA